GCGGATGGCGGGCGAGAGCATCGCCAGGGCGGTGGGGCCGGGGATCCCGGCGTGCGCGGCCGGCAGCCACGCGGTGCCGGCCGCACCCCGCGCGCCGGGCAGCGGGACGTAGACCAGGCCGTGCCGCACCCGGTCGGTGAGCTCGTCGCCCAGCGGCCCGGGTTGGGCCGCGTGCGTGCGGTGCACCAGCACGTCACCGGGGCGGCGCCGTCCGTCCAGCAGCGACAGCGCCGGCGCGACGCCCGTGCCCGCGGTCAGCGCGGTCACGCCGGGCCGGGTCAACGCCTGGGGCGTCAGGCGGCCGTAGGGGCCCTCGAACAGCACACGCGTGCCCGGGCGCATCGCGGCCAGCCGGGCGCCGTCGTCACCGCGCACCCCGACGGTGACCCGCAGGAACTGGTCGTTCGGGGCCGCGGACAACGAGAGCGGGTGGGCCCGCGTCCAGCCCGGGCCGGTGAGGAAGCGCAGCACCAGGAACTGACCGGGGGCGATGCGCAGCGCGCCCAGCCGACGGCCCGTGAGCCACACGTGGATCGTGTCGTCGACGTCCGGGACCACCGCGACCACGCGCAGCGCGTGCCGCACCGACGCGCGCCACGGCAGGACCAGCCGGAACAGGACCACCGCGCCCAGCGCGGCGCCGTACAGCGTCCACCAGTACGCGCGAGCCCACGGGCTCGAGACGAAGTCGGTCCCCGTCCACAGCTGGTGCGGCAGCGCGAGCCCAGCGCCCAGGTACGCGTACAGGTGCAGCAGGTGCCACGACTCGTACCGCAGCCGGCGCCGCGCCGCGCGCAGCGAGGTGGCCACGACCATCACCAGCAGGACCGTCCCGGCGAGCGCGAGCAGCATGCCGGGGTACGTGAGCACCATGTCCACGAACTGCGCGACCAGGCCGGTGCCGCTGCCGAGCGCGTACCCGACCGTGATCGCGACGACGTGCGCGAGCATGAGGTGGAACGACGAGAACCCCACCCAGCGGTGCCACCGGGCCAGGCGGTCCTGACCGAACGCGCGC
The Cellulomonas gilvus ATCC 13127 DNA segment above includes these coding regions:
- a CDS encoding ferredoxin reductase family protein; amino-acid sequence: MTTTAPHPTDPGAPLLSPHAVPTRPPVRRRWWPDAVGSFTWVTCLVVVALWVSGGGVQALGGSAADVWSAVGRLMGLVASNLLLLQVLGMARIPWAERAFGQDRLARWHRWVGFSSFHLMLAHVVAITVGYALGSGTGLVAQFVDMVLTYPGMLLALAGTVLLVMVVATSLRAARRRLRYESWHLLHLYAYLGAGLALPHQLWTGTDFVSSPWARAYWWTLYGAALGAVVLFRLVLPWRASVRHALRVVAVVPDVDDTIHVWLTGRRLGALRIAPGQFLVLRFLTGPGWTRAHPLSLSAAPNDQFLRVTVGVRGDDGARLAAMRPGTRVLFEGPYGRLTPQALTRPGVTALTAGTGVAPALSLLDGRRRPGDVLVHRTHAAQPGPLGDELTDRVRHGLVYVPLPGARGAAGTAWLPAAHAGIPGPTALAMLSPAIREHDVVVCGPGPWTDAVLADLRALGLPPDAIHVERYDWE